Below is a window of Rhea pennata isolate bPtePen1 chromosome 2, bPtePen1.pri, whole genome shotgun sequence DNA.
TCAAGCCATTTTCGGACACATTCCCATGTATGTAGCAGCAGTGATCTGGAGGAAGCTGTCGACGCCTGTTCAGTTAATTTAGGTTTTCTTTGTCTAATTACTGTGGAGCTTAGGGAAAAGGAGCCGGGCTCAGGGCAGTAAACTGACACTTGGTCTCCGTGTGTGGTATCCAGGCAGAGTTTGATGGAAAAAGCCTGCTTCCACTCAACTGCAGGTCACTGTCTGGGACCAGCCCCCCCAACCCACCCCCCGCCTGTACCCACCAGCGCGCTCTCAGCACGGAGCTGCGCTGGAGACAGACggacacacagacacacgcccagacacacacacagatacacacgCAGCGCTCCAGGCACGCTGATACGGCATCCTGCTCTGCCCCGgtccttcccccctccctgcctttGCTCCGGTATCCCTGTCTGCTCTGCTTCTCGTCCTGCCGCCGTCCTTCCTCTGTCGCCAGTTTGATCCTGGAGTCTCCTCCATCATCCGGGAGCGGGCCCTTGCCtctgctgcccctctcctcccctcccctcccttctcctccccttccctcccatcccctcccctccgGCGCCCCGCTTCCTCCGGCGAAGCACCTTTGCGAGCGCTGCGCCCCGCTCGCTGGACCGGGGTGAGAGCCGCAGGAGGCAGGGGAGGGCGCATCCCTGGCGCTCGGGCTTCGCTCGGGCTTGCtctttattccattttataTATGGTGAAGGCGGGAGAAGAATTGGCAATAGGTAGCGAGAAACTGGCACGGTCTTGAAAAAGAGCAGCCTGATGGGCTTGAGGAGCAACAAACTCTGCCCTCTGGGGCTCTGCAGGGCGACGGACCCCTCTCTctcacacacgcacacacacgcacacgcgcaTCTGCCCCGCTCCGCGTGCCGGCTGCCCCTCCCGCTTCCCCACGCGTGTCCGGGgcgagccgcgccgcggagAGAGCGGGGAGGCAGGAGCGGGGGCATGGGGCGAGCAGCCAGGTGCCCCAGGGGCCGGGACGGGGGCTCGGGCTGCCCCAGGGCGGCAGTGGCGGTGTCACTGCGTGCGTGGGAGCCGGCAGCCCCAGAGCCCTGGGGATGGAGCcggagcagccacagcagcagcagcgcctcCTGCCCAGATGACGAGTGGACAGAGGCCAGCTGGAAAGGGGGTggtctccctccctctccccctctctccctctccctcttcccgCTGCCGCGGTGAATTCTCGGCCGGATTCCGGGGGGTCTGcagggaaagacaaaaaaaaaaaaaaaagaaaagaaaaaaaagagcaagattGAAGAAACTGATAGGTGGCCGCGCTGTGTCTGGCTGCCGAGCTTTTTACGCAACAAGAAAGTATATATGAAAGAATAACAGTGCGGAAGGGatcggggagggaggggggctcCTGCGCTTCCTCCCCTTGCCGGATTAGGCAGAGGGCTGGTCCCCAGGtggggggcagaggaggaagcgGAGCGGCGCtgagcggagccgccgcgggcggcgcggcgcggggcgggcgggggccggaccggggccgggccgggccggggccggagccgaGCGGGTCCATCCCTCCAGTGCCTGGCTCCGGCGGAAAGGAGAGGAGCCACCGAGCGAGGGGCCGGCGGGAGGGATGCGCTGGGCGctgcctcggccccgccgccgcccgccgctctGAGGAGGTGCCCGGAGGACAGCAGCTCCCACCGCCCCCCCCCTCGCCCTCTCCCCCCGGCGGGGCACCCCCGCCCCGGTACCCACCCCGCCCggctctcccccctccctcccagccTCACCCCACCCTGCCCCATTCCCCTCCCTCCGCCAGATGACCACCGCGAGCGGCCAGCAGCGGCTGGAGCCCCCCGTCCCTCTCCGCTCCTGCAGCCCGGCTCCCGGAGCTCTCCAGATGAGCCGGCCGCCCTCCTCCGCCCTGGAGACCtccacctcctcttcctccacctccacctcctcctcctcctcctcctcggcggcggcggcggcgtcctCCAAGAGCAAGAAGGCCAGCTCAGGGCTGCGGCGGCCCGAGAAGCCTCCCTACTCCTACATCGCCCTCATCGTCATGGCCATCCAGAGCTCGCCCTCCAAGCGCCTGACCCTCAGCGAGATCTACCAGTTCCTACAGGCCCGCTTCCCCTTCTTCCGCGGCTCCTACCAGGGCTGGAAGAACTCCGTGCGCCACAACCTCTCGCTCAACGAGTGCTTCATCAAGCTGCCCAAGGGCCTGGGCCGCCCGGGCAAGGGCCACTACTGGACCATCGACCCGGCCAGTGAGTTCATGTTCGAGGAGGGCTCCTTCCGACGGCGGCCCCGCGGTTTCAGGAGGAAATGTCAGGCGCTGAAGCCCATGTACCGCATGATGAACGGGCTCGGTTTCGGCGCCTCCATCCTCCCGCAGGGCTTCGACTTTCAGGCGCCCCCCGCCTCCCTTGCTTGCCACTCCAACGGCTACAACCTCGACATGATGCCCAACGCCATGGCCAGCGGCTACGAGGGACTCAGCGGTGGCCACCACGTCCCACACATGTCACCTAACCCCGGATCGACCTACATGGCCAGCTGCCCGGTGACTGCCAACGGGGACTACGGCCccgacagcagcagcagccccgtgCCCTCCTCGCCTGCCATGGCGAGCGCCATCGAGTGCCACTCGCCCTATACGAGCCCTTCGGCTCACTGGACAGCCTCCGGGGCATCGCCCTACATAAAGCAGCAGGGCCTCCCTGCCGCCAACGCGGCCTCCTCCGGCCTCCACTCCAGCGTGCCTTCCTACTCCCTGGAGCAGGGCTACCTGCACCAGAGCCCCCGCGATGACCTCTCAGGTAggggcccgggggcggcgggagggcggcccgggggcgcgGTGCCGCCCGCCTACCCCGACGGGGCGTCGCTGGGGTTTCCGCGGAAAACGAGGGCCGGAGCGAGGGGGCCCCCGGACACGGCCGGAGCTGGGAAAACAGGGCTACTGCCCGGGCGAGAGAGGACAGCAAGAGAGAGGGTGGGAGCTGCTGTGCTTCGGGACACAGGGGTCTgagaggagggggggggggatctcaCTCTGGCTGTGCGCATCGCTCCCTGTGGGCCTGCAAAAGGCTGCTCCGAGGAAAGCGCGGCTCCGTGCGGCCTCCCCCGGGCCTCTGGCAAAATGTGCCCCCCAGCAGGAGCGGGGCgagcgcagcccccgcggccccaggctGCCGCTTCGCCCGGCGGGATCGCCACCGCGCCGTTAAAGCAAAGTCCGCGGAGGTTTGCAGCGCGAGTAATCGAAAAAGGTGTTAAATATTATCCCCAAAGCCCTGCGggctgaggggggaaaaaaaacccgCTAATCTTTAAAAATGCGAAAGAGATTAAAGGAGATCCAGTGTATTTTTGCAACCGGAGGGGAAAGAGTTTTCTGAGCTCTTTCTCCAGTCCTCCCCGGCCGGTGATTACAGACAATGTCTGCTTAGAAAAATCCGAGCACAAAAATGGGTAAAAGATGTTGGGCTCTTACGGGGAAATTTTCCAAATAGCCCTTTTAAATGTGGGTCCCAGAGGTTAAGCAAACAAAGACAGTCTGGGCTGGACCACACCGAAGAGGATTTTAGCCTGACTTAACCCCTATGAGAGCGAGATCTTGTTCAATTTTATGGGAATTTCAACAAGTAACAAATACAGGCGACCTTCTGCTCGGAGTCCCCTCCCGCCCCCTCCTTGGGCGCCTGTCAATCACTCTCCTGTCCTTCTCCGAGCCCCGCACCCCGTCCCGGCCTCCCCAAAGCCGGCTGCTGCCGCAGGCGGCACGAGCTGGGAGCTTTTTCCTCAGCGCAAAGAGGAGCCTGCGGAGAGGAGGGAGTCTCAGTCTTTGCTGCTGCAAGCCTTACTCCGTTATTTCGGGGAAGTGGCCCCGGTAGATAGTCTCGGTGCGGCCCCCAGGCAGAGGTGGCTAGGGAGCAGGCTCCCTCTTTTACCGGAGTTCCGGTGCAGAGAGCGCAGAGCGTCCCGGCCGGGCTGCTCCGTGCCCACGGCGCTCCGCGGTTGGATTTTTAACTCCGCTTTGCGGAGACTGAGTTAGCTCTTCCATGTGGCTGGGTGACCAGGGTGAGCCTGGAGGAGGCAGGCGGGTTCACACGGGCATACCCCGCAGAAATACGTACCTTTTACTGTTCAAATaatctgctttgatttttattgttgttacttgggctttttgtttttctttctttttcccccttttctttttctttttcttttttttcttttttttttttttttacattatttttgtatGCGTTTATTTTACTACTTGCGGATTCACAGGCCTCTCTacgcggggggcgcggggccggacCACCCCACAAGGACATGCGTGGCCCGGGAGCGGGGCTTGCCAGGGCTGGGTAGCGGTTCCCCCCTCCTTCTGCGAGAGACTCGAGGTGGGAAAGACGATTCCTGGAAGAGAAATTCCCCAAAataacacttcaaaaaaaatggagtgaGAGGAAGAGCTCGGGTTCCCCCCTGAAGCTTCTCACCGCAGTTTCGGAAGCTGAGGTGGCTTAAATGCGAATTGTTTCAGTTCAGTTAGGGACGGATATACATGCAGACAGCCCGATGGACGCGTTTTAAATGCCGACGGATGGGCGTCCTTTCCCAGTAGCTCACATTTAATGCCACCAGTGTGCAAAACGGCGCTTCTCCAGTTATTTTGCACGGCCTCAGTTCTGGAGTCAAGATCTGGGCCCAGAACTTCGGTGGAAGCCATTCCTATTCCTTGATTAgctaaaaaatttttttgcacTGATCCACTCCTTGTTCGTGTGTGCTACACAAAATCTCAGTGGCACAAAACTTTTAGTAGGCAGAAAGAAGATGAGGAAAGACGACCCGAGATCCTTCATTTGTAACTATTATCAGcaactttctcctcctctccccacaaaagcagcagcaagtgcattttgcctttccctttctcttagTTAAATACAAAGCAAATTCGGTGGCAATCGCTGTTAATCAGTTAATAATCCTCTAGTCACGACAACGCCCGGGCGGatttaaaactttgaatttGCACTAGACTCAAGagtaagagaggaaagaaattgaaaacagGAGTCTCGGTTCTGCTAAAGGATTTTAaagctggggcggggggggagacGATTTTTTTCGCACACCATTAAATCCTGCTAAATGATTGAATCAGGATTGTAATAAAGTGCCTTGGTTTATGGTGAGCATACCAGCAGGGTTATTAGAAAGCCGAGGAAATCCAGCGAAATAATCACTTTTATAAAGTGAGCTCTGCGGGGTGAAGGAGGGGGCAGCGCTCGGGGAGACGGGCTgtgccgccggctccgcgcaggtcgcccgccgccgcagccgggcTCCACCGGGCAAGCAGCAAAGGGGCTGCGCTCCGCCGTCCCGGGGGGAAACCGCGGACGTTTCCCTCTTTTTGGCAATCCCTTACCTCCCCCCcctttactgcttttttttcccccttcagtcAGATCTGACAGGATCCCACTAGCTGAGTTTGATATCCACACGAAACCACAGCCTCCCCCCATCATCCTTGCAGGCCTTGCTCAGGCTGTTCTCCTCTCCCCGTTGGGTCCAGTAGCAACCGCGCCAGACCACAGGTCCCAGCAGAGCCCTATGGTGCGAAGTGTGTGCTTGCGGGTCGGGGGAAATAATCTCCCACAAGACCCTTAGACTGTGTCTCCCGACAAACTGCCCTAGGCTGTGGGAAATGAAAGCCGGATTTTGAAAGGTCATTTTTTTATGTCGATGCCGGCGATGTACTTCTCTTGTTGCTGTTTATGAATCGTAGAGTTGTCCTCAGTCTGTACCTTGCATTTATGAAAGCACAAACCGGTATAGGCATGCACACCTAAATAAATGCATTGTCAACATACAAACGTATCGTGGCTGGAATTCAACCTGCAGCCGCACAAGTCAAAAGCAAAACCTCCCAGgagtgggagggaggaggggaaagagggagcAAAGATCGAAATCAGCCTAAAATATCTGTGGTGCATCCAGAAAATCATGGCAGTCGCATCTTATCCTCTTATTAACACTGCACATCTACATACACCCGCAAAGCCTGACACAGCCCCGCAGGCTGACAAACACGCACCCAGCGGGGCAGAGATGCTTGCTGGCATAGAAGAGATCCCCTGAAATGCACGCATATCCAGGCTGCAGCCACACAGGTGTGCGTGGGCTCGAGTCTCCGCACACGTCGCCGTGCGGCGCCTGCCTGCGCGCTACGAGCGGTTCGCGCACACGCGTGTGGTCCGCGGTCCCGAATCGAGCGGTGCGGGCGCAGAGTGGGCCGGGGGTTCACATGGGCCGGGGGTGCAGCCGCGAGCAGAGCACGGTGCATGCCGCTTTCCCCCTCGAGGGAGGGCAATCGTCCGCTCTTCCCGCCCGCTAAGGAGGACCAGGCTTTCCCGAGGGAAGAGGCCGGTCGGGTCCGGGAAAGccagggaagagcagagagagcagctCCCCAAAACTTGCAGGAGGGAGCCGCGCCCGGCAGAAGAGGGGATTCATAAATGTGTCAGTCCTGCTGCGCGCTGCCTATCCTCGATGCGTGCGAGGGAGGAAGGGCTGTCCAGCCACAGCCGAGCTACCTGATTGCTGAGcagcttttcttgtttccttctcttgcaGTGGGATTGCCTCGCTACCAGCATCACCCCTCTCCGGTGTGTGACAGGAAAGATTTTGTCCTCAATTTTAAtggcatttcttcttttcacccTTCCGCTAGTGGATCTTATtaccaccatcaccaccatcaAAGCGTCTGTCAGGACATCAAGCCGTGCGTGATGTGAAGGCAGCTCCCCAACAGAGACAATCCGGTGGCAGTGAACAGAGCCGAGGTATAGACGGACCCACGCAGATAAAATATAATGTGCACTCTGATAGCATTGAATAGTACACGAGTCACTTAGCAAAATTACCTAAGGAAGCAGTGTTTTCGGCCCCCCTCCACTCCCCGAAGGACACGCACAGCTGATATAAAGCTCTACCTAAAAAAATTGCCTTGTGTGATGTGACGGGATAGGTTGAGGCTCAAGTGTCCTTTTGCAAGTCTGACCTTGTTAATCACGAAACGCCTTTCCGTGGTCTCCTAAAGAATCAGGCTTGGGAAAAGTGAACAGTCCGATGTATTTTTATACGAGAAATTGTCTTTGAATAGGAAAAACCTCCCAACTCAGCACCTGCGAGGACTCCCCCTTCCGCTGTTGCGTACTTTAGCgggaattactttttttttctctctcctcgAGCCCTCCAAGGACACTTTTTTATGGACGCCAGCACCGACTGATCGatattattaaaacaatatttttagcCCTTTCGTGTATAGACTTTAAGAAAAGTTCGATTTTTCCAGTATTGCAGCAATACAAcgttttgttttctattttttaaaaagttgttttctaccacaatatttttaaataaatattttaaataaatctcgTGTATACTCACACACTATTGCTTTAAAAGGAGAATATATTTGCACTTATGTATACTTTTTACagtttgccaaaatattttgatgtacaaattctttttttccaataaaatgtatataaacgAATGCGCACTGCACAggcacttctttctttctgctccttcttagaaacctccttttcccttgcaGCCCAGGTCCTCTAGCCGCtgaaggcagaggaggagaatgAGCAGCTGACCCGAGGGATGATGTGCTCGAGGTGTCCGGGCTGCGCTGCCCACCTGCACCCGCTGCCCACCCTTCTTCTCCCCCACCCTCCCGGTGCTTGATAGCCTTGATAGAAATAATCCGAGGAGAAGGGGGCACATATAAAAGTAGCAAGGTCCGCAGGGcctgttctctctctttcaggGCTGCATCCGGTTCCAAATGCCCCGCTCGCTATTTAGGGCTATTTTCAGGTGCCCCTGTCCCCCCAGCGCTGCCTGCCGGTACACCCCCGTCGGGGCCCCCGCTCGCCCCGAGGGTCTTTGCCAGGCGCGGGGGCAGGACCCCCTGCGCCGGCCGCGCCAGCACCGCGGGCCGCGCGGTTGCGAGCAGCGGGGCACGtcctgcggcggcggcgagaGGGATCGGAAATAAAACCGTGGCTTGGTCAGGATTACGGAGGCCCCCGGGAATGGCGTGGCTGCAGAACGGGAGgggaaaacataaataaataaataaaggaaatcgaaacaaaacagcagcaaaaccaaaagCGCCCCCGAAATTCCCCCAATAAAACAACCCAAAACCCCGAGGTACCCTGCCGCGGtgagcggccccggcccgcagccGTGCGCCGGCGCATCCCGCGGaggcgccgcgctcccgcgccgccccgcgccgcggcgccccgcccggggctgcccggggggccccgccgggctgcgcggccgcgcagcgcaCCGAGGGCCACGGCCGCGGCCCGGCACCCCCCTGCTCtcggccgccccgctccgctccccgcggccgcgcttCGGCGCTTGTAGACGCGGAAGAGAGAGGGCGTTTTAAcgaaattatatataaatacacacacatatatattctttaattcttctttttttccctaatacaTATTTATGCTCAAATATGCCCTTTTCTTCCCTGAGCTTCTCAGGGCCTGTGATAAATTATAAAGTCAGTTTCAGAGTTTGCTCCGACCACAGTGCTGTGTTTACATTCTTTCCGAGGCAAGCCTGCATGGTCGTAATTTATATCCTAAACACTCGAACGTAACTTGTTTATACAGGAATGACAGGAcctcaaagacaaaaaaactgCATTTGCCTAACACGGGGCCTCGCGTGGGGTGCCAGTGCCCTCCAGCGGCCCGACGCCGCCATCGGCCTCCCGCACGACACAGCCCGCAGCCTCTGCCCGGCCCCGACGCTGGCAGCAGCGCAGCCTTGattccatttttctgttacgattttttttcctacttctgaATGCGATTATATCCCAGAAAATGTGTCGAATACTCACACTGACTGTGCTCCTAAGAAAAGCACATCTGTTAGGGCATCCTTCAATTTTGGGCTTCCTTGCTCTCCCATGATGATTTAAGACTATTCTCTTTCCAAAGGTCGAGGTTTCCTTTTTGCAGTTGAAGCTTCTCAAACAAACGACATTTCAGAAGCAGTATGCTTTAGATATCAGTATGTTCCTGGCTGCTGGCTGTAAAATGAACACagcctccctcttttttttttttttttttttccccccttcaaTTTAACAGTGACCAGCAAAATGACAGGGAAGAAGAAATTGGccagatttttaatttgatttgatttgattggattttgttttgatatttgaCTTTATTAGAGTGCTTTCTACCATAGGAATTTGGTTCTTGTTTAGACTGAAGATCTCCAGTGGCCTCAGAGTTAGTGAGAGTCAAGACCCAGGGCTACGCCACTGACAAGATGAGGTTTTTATGTTTTAGCCATACAgctaaaaaatcttttaatctttacacattttttaaCAATCATTGAGCATGCCTGACTGCttcatattttggaaaaagaaagtctttgtTAAAGATCCAGCACCCTGAACCTTCTAATCATATATTAGTTGTTGTAGTACCATCTTTGAGACCCCCAGAGGCCTTCAGCAtcagagaaaactgaaatttctaGTGTAAAAACGAAAGCAGGAATCTAGATGTGTATCTTTAGTCTGAGCATCATGAAAGACCCCAGGAGAACAAACCTGAATTTGAGCATGTATTTGCTAGTGACCCTGTGGCGAAACCAGAAGTTGCTATGCTAAAATGAGCATCAGCTGGTAGAAAATGCTGGATGGTCTCTGTCTGTGCAGGTTTcctaatttttgttcttttctatgACAACAGTTCATTCCCTTCCTCTTTATCATCTGTGATGTTTACATTCCTTGCTTGCTGAGATGTCCCTGAttgctttgtcttctgtttgTGGTTTGCAAAATGCCAAAGCACTGCTTTATTAGTgtcattattgttattatttaacCATGTCCAAGTAGCACCTGACAAAAGTCATTCCACCTTCAATAACTGAGTTTGAAAGTATGGTTACCCTTGATTTTAGGTCTCGGCTCCAGCCAGTACAATTACTTTCTCTTTATGTGCAAGCACAAAGAAGGATGAAAACAGATAGCTTTAAGGTACACTTCTGGCTTATCCGGAAGAGGAGTTTATATCCAAAAAGTTGCATTACTTTTCCCAAAAAGATCAGTTGGTCTCATGCTTTAGTAATGCCTCTCCCACAAACTGTCTCGCTAGTGACCTCAGACTAGCACAGCTACAAGAAAGCTACTACTAAATTACAAATAGTTACTCATCTAGACTGATCGCGTAGCTCACATTTGGTGAGGCACTGGGGCAAATGGATTGAATGTAGACTAATCCAAACATTTCCATTATTAGAGCACACTAGGCAAAGTTTCCGCAGGATGGGAATGAAATCACGCTGGAGTGCCTCAAACAGTTTGCGTGTGATCTGCTCTAATCTTAcacatatattttcttcattctctggTTTCATCGTGGCCTTACTGCCTCAGCAGGGGGATTTTGCTTGTGAGGGTGTTTatattacacagaaaaaatcTCTCAGCCACTCCAAAGTTGGGATCGTTTGAATAATCAATTTAATGCTGGTAAAATTAGCCAAATGCAGAGATATCTTGTGTGGCATGTTGAATTTCGAGCTGACAGTTGACAAAAGTGTTCTTTAAAAGTCATTTAATTAATCTCATTAAACCCCTTGCCTATTATTCTATTAAGACCAATATCAGATTAATTTCTTATGCATTTTGTCCCAGCTGGCCAAGTACTTTGAGTCAAcataacattttctgtttagtCCTAGAATTTTAGTCTGCTTTGGAAGCAAAGAaagctaaagatttttttttattcaataaCAATAAGCCTGATTTTATTGAACTCGGAAAGATTTGTTCATAACATATACATGAggtaatatttaaataagtcTGTTCAATAAAATGCTAGCTATGTCACTTAGGCCCTGAGAAAGCAAGGTACTGCTTTcaattataattttaatatacCTGAGCATGTGAGTATTCCTATTAAAGTCAATGGGATTAAGTACATGCTTAGAGTTAAAAGTGCTTTTTGCTGAAGAAGGATAATGCAGTGAACTGGGAGTAGAATCAAATGCTTCAGGTTCCTCCTATATGCTGCAGCTAAGGAGTATATAAGAACTTGAGTAGAATATACCTGATTCAtatacagaatgaaaattaattcaaaacatACTCTAGCTTTGAATAGAGATGTATTTTATGAAACCTGCTGGCATTAATCTGCATGAAATACTGCCTTAGCTAATAAGAACACCCGGGCTTTATTTATATATCGAGCCATTTGATAGatacaaatgaagaaagaggTAAATAGAAGCCaacatatttttgaataaaagcCCAGAGGTTCTTTCAAAGTTC
It encodes the following:
- the FOXF2 gene encoding forkhead box protein F2; this encodes MTTASGQQRLEPPVPLRSCSPAPGALQMSRPPSSALETSTSSSSTSTSSSSSSSAAAAASSKSKKASSGLRRPEKPPYSYIALIVMAIQSSPSKRLTLSEIYQFLQARFPFFRGSYQGWKNSVRHNLSLNECFIKLPKGLGRPGKGHYWTIDPASEFMFEEGSFRRRPRGFRRKCQALKPMYRMMNGLGFGASILPQGFDFQAPPASLACHSNGYNLDMMPNAMASGYEGLSGGHHVPHMSPNPGSTYMASCPVTANGDYGPDSSSSPVPSSPAMASAIECHSPYTSPSAHWTASGASPYIKQQGLPAANAASSGLHSSVPSYSLEQGYLHQSPRDDLSVGLPRYQHHPSPVCDRKDFVLNFNGISSFHPSASGSYYHHHHHQSVCQDIKPCVM